A single genomic interval of Dromiciops gliroides isolate mDroGli1 chromosome 1, mDroGli1.pri, whole genome shotgun sequence harbors:
- the LOC122740186 gene encoding LOW QUALITY PROTEIN: proline-rich protein PRCC-like (The sequence of the model RefSeq protein was modified relative to this genomic sequence to represent the inferred CDS: inserted 1 base in 1 codon; deleted 3 bases in 2 codons) — MSLVTYASSEESKPEAEPEVASSAPAAGPSLGVLFPSLPLPKGPPLLSPPLQLPKTLPPPARDPKLQPLASLPSSLGGSCLPPGLSLAEAERVGKRLWLWLWLRLPLPWAPGLKLPSPIGHTQPSLRLSKPKKRTRELVRIPAPELHHGDSDSEEDEPTKKKTVQGSGEGTGLSALLPQPKNLNTKETSRLLLPCAFSRKPRDDSADTKLSKLAPKTRAAASTSSSPPVVWGASTTTPSPSAIKAAAKSAALQVTKGIKQEEDDSDEEVAPENFFSLSDKAEPPVAEPSPSPVPAASEEPPPGTEPESVFQDDGAKAPLEFNMVAGSSGAPWVPGEDYSSQPYNQFPTYGDASTTGSYSQDYYSSGYYPVSDRALAPPSPQEITPHTSFIEDEAFKRLQGKRNQGRAEINFVEIKGGDQLSGAQQWMAKSLTEXKTMKSFSKKKGEQPTGQQRRKHQITYLIHQAKEQELELKKAWSDNKLSHRQTQAKYGF, encoded by the exons ATGTCTCTAGTCACCTATGCCAGCAGTGAAGAGAGCAAGCCGGAGGCAGAGCCCGAGGTGGCCTCCTCAGCTCCAGCAGCTGGACCCAGCCTGGgagtcctcttcccctccctccctctgcccaaGGGTCCTCCCCTCCTGTCCCCACCTCTGCAGCTGCCGAAGACCCTGCCTCCACCGGCCAGAGACCCCAAACTGCAGCCCCTGGCCTCACTGCCCTCCAGCCTGGGTGGCTCCTGCCTGCCCCCGGGCCTCAGTCTGGCTGAGGCTGAGAGGGTGGGCAAaaggctctggctctggctctggctcagGCTGCCCCTACCTTGGGCCCCAGGTCTCAAGCTGCCCTCTCCAATTGGCCACACCCAGCCCTCTCTGAGGCTCTCCAAGCCAAAGAAGAGGACTAGGGAGCTGGTGAGGATCCCGGCCCCAGAGCTGCACCACGGAGATTCAGATTCAGAAGAAGACGAAcccacaaagaagaaaacagttcAGGGATCTGGGGAGGGGACAGGTTTATCAGCTTTGCTTCCCCAGCCCAAAAATCTGAACACAAAAGAGACTAGCAGATTGCTCCTGCCCTGTGCTTTCTCTAGAAAACCCAGGGATGACTCTGCTGACACCAAGCTCTCCAAACTGGCCCCCAAGACCAGAGCTGCAGCTTctacttcctcctctccccctgtTGTG TGGGGGGCCTCCACCACTACCCCATCACCCTCAGCCATCAAAGCAGCTGCCAAGAGTGCTGCCCTACAGGTGACTAAAGGGATCAAACAAGAGGAGGATGACAGTGATGAGGAAGTAGCCCCTGAGAACTTCTTCTCCCTTTCAGACAAGGCTGAGCCTCCTGTAGCTGAGCCATCCCCATCACCTGTCCCTGCTGCTTCTGAAGAGCCACCCCCAGGCACAGAGCCAGAGTCTGTCTTCCAGGATGATGGGGCCAAAGCTCCCCTTGAATTCAACATGGTGGCTGGCTCAAGTGGGGCTCCCTGGGTGCCTGGGGAGGACTACAGCAGTCAGCCCTACAACCAGTTCCCTACATATGGTGATGCTAGTACCACTGGCAGTTACTCTCAGGATTATTACAGCAGTGGCTACTACCCTGTGTCTGATCGAGCCTtagctccc ccctccccccaggagaTTACCCCACATACCTCTTTCATTGAGGATGAGGCCTTCAAGAGGCTTCAGGGCAAGAGGAACCAGGGAAGGGCGGAGATTAACTTTGTGGAGATCAAAGGGGGTGACCAGCTCAGTGGGGCCCAGCAGTGGATGGCCAAGTCCTTGACAG GAAAAACCATGAAGTCCTTCAGCAAGAAGAAGGGTGAGCAGCCAACAGGCCAGCAGAGGAGAAAACACCAAATCACATATCTGATTCACCAGGCTAAGGAGCAAGAGTTGGAACTCAAGAAAGCCTGGTCAGACAATAAGCTCAGCCATCGCCAGACCCAAGCCAAATATGGATTTTAG